Proteins encoded together in one Desulfovibrio sp. window:
- a CDS encoding PTS sugar transporter subunit IIA, producing MKLTVSEAAKILNMPAKEIYHRIDRGAIPVYKINEEYRFNRVELLEWASSQHIKVAPEEFLNIEPDMERLPSLTGSLNAGGIFYGVDGEDKASVLRAVIDTITFPPGEEVDREFLYQVLLAREALGSTCVGEGVAIPHVRNPLVLHVSHPSIWLCFLKHPINFGAPDGLPVNILFTLISPTVRVHLHLLSRLSFALLDKEFKAALNRQAPREELVEMVFRIEMAQTALSDGSAVPIR from the coding sequence ATGAAGCTTACGGTCAGTGAAGCGGCAAAAATCTTGAATATGCCAGCGAAAGAAATATATCATAGAATAGATAGGGGGGCGATACCTGTATATAAGATCAATGAGGAATACCGATTCAACCGAGTTGAACTGCTCGAATGGGCCTCGTCTCAGCATATCAAAGTCGCTCCAGAGGAGTTTCTCAATATTGAGCCTGACATGGAGCGTCTGCCGAGTTTAACTGGAAGTTTGAATGCAGGCGGTATTTTTTACGGTGTAGACGGCGAAGACAAGGCTTCGGTCCTGCGGGCGGTAATCGACACGATCACATTCCCACCCGGGGAAGAAGTGGATAGGGAGTTTCTCTATCAAGTGCTGCTGGCCCGAGAAGCCCTTGGTTCCACGTGCGTCGGGGAGGGGGTCGCTATCCCTCACGTCCGCAATCCCCTGGTATTGCATGTCTCTCATCCATCGATTTGGCTGTGCTTTTTAAAACATCCGATTAATTTCGGCGCGCCTGATGGCTTGCCTGTAAACATTTTGTTTACGCTCATCAGCCCGACGGTCAGAGTCCATCTCCATCTTCTCTCCCGGCTGAGCTTCGCCCTGCTGGACAAGGAATTCAAGGCAGCACTCAATCGCCAGGCTCCCCGGGAGGAGCTGGTGGAGATGGTATTCCGCATAGAAATGGCGCAAACCGCCTTAAGCGACGGCAGCGCCGTGCCCATCCGATAA
- a CDS encoding hydrogenase — MALKLIIAAACLMGTSGFPGLCLSRESSLGQRMASVLMSMGALVGLLGVYLGHDVEESAALMVPWPVAIQLSVGVDGLSAFFLVPVFLIGGLGSLYGLGYWRQREHPRSGGKLRLFWGLLMLGMTLLVVSRHGMTFLLGWEVMALSAFFLVSTEDRRPECQQAGWVYLIATHIGTLTLFAMFTLWRSVTGSFDLTPTTIEATSQGARNVLFLLAVLGFGLKAGMMPLHFWLPSAHANAPSHVSAILSGVVLKTGIYGLVRMLSLLPAPPVGWGGLVLLLGVVSGLLGVVFALGQHDLKRLLAYHSVENIGIILMGLGLAMVGCSTGRAEWVVLGMAGCLLHVWNHALFKSLLFFCAGSVLHGTGTREIDHLGGLAKSMPWTAAMFLVGAVAICGLPPLNGFVSEFFVYLGLMNNVVAKHADGTGLVLAMPVLAMIGALAVACFVKVYGAVFLGNPRTGAALRAHESPVSMLGPIAVLGVCCAVIGLAPSLVCPFLNAAIASWMRASGQTPVPVQNLVPLTTIGAMAIGLSCLVAVACLVAAFRNRSLYSTGTWDCGYARPTARMQYSASSFAQPIVRIFRRILKPRIHLPTVGGVFPRPTAMQSHVDDIVMERMLLPFGRFTERWFHKAHRFQQGLAQNYLLYIVIVLVVMLIALMPAGEFYARLFVR, encoded by the coding sequence ATGGCTCTTAAGCTCATCATAGCCGCAGCGTGCCTCATGGGCACCAGCGGGTTTCCCGGGTTGTGTCTGAGCCGTGAATCGTCATTGGGCCAACGCATGGCGTCGGTGTTAATGTCGATGGGTGCGCTTGTCGGTTTGCTCGGTGTGTATCTTGGTCATGACGTCGAGGAAAGTGCGGCATTAATGGTGCCCTGGCCGGTTGCGATCCAATTGTCAGTCGGAGTCGACGGCTTGAGCGCTTTTTTTCTGGTCCCTGTTTTCTTGATTGGCGGCCTGGGTTCCCTCTACGGCCTGGGCTACTGGCGGCAGCGTGAGCACCCGAGAAGCGGCGGAAAACTAAGGCTCTTCTGGGGGCTACTCATGCTGGGCATGACACTTTTGGTTGTCAGCAGACACGGCATGACGTTTTTGCTCGGATGGGAGGTGATGGCCCTCTCGGCTTTCTTTCTGGTCAGCACGGAGGACAGACGCCCCGAATGCCAACAGGCCGGATGGGTCTACCTGATCGCCACGCATATCGGTACCCTCACCTTATTTGCCATGTTCACCCTGTGGCGTTCGGTGACAGGTTCATTCGATTTGACACCCACGACCATCGAAGCCACGAGCCAGGGTGCCCGGAACGTTCTTTTTCTGCTGGCTGTCCTGGGTTTCGGGCTCAAAGCCGGGATGATGCCTCTTCACTTCTGGCTTCCTAGCGCCCACGCTAACGCCCCGAGCCACGTTTCTGCTATCTTGTCCGGGGTCGTGCTGAAGACGGGCATTTACGGCCTGGTGCGGATGCTTTCCCTGTTGCCCGCCCCACCCGTGGGCTGGGGGGGGCTGGTGCTGCTCCTCGGTGTTGTCAGTGGCCTTCTTGGCGTGGTGTTCGCCCTCGGCCAACACGACCTGAAGCGATTGCTGGCCTATCACAGCGTCGAAAACATTGGCATCATCCTCATGGGCTTGGGTCTGGCAATGGTAGGCTGCTCAACCGGCCGCGCCGAATGGGTCGTATTGGGAATGGCTGGATGTTTGTTGCATGTCTGGAACCACGCCCTGTTTAAGTCGCTGTTGTTTTTTTGCGCAGGGTCGGTCCTCCACGGCACCGGCACCCGGGAGATCGACCACTTGGGCGGGTTGGCCAAATCCATGCCCTGGACAGCCGCAATGTTTCTGGTGGGCGCTGTAGCTATTTGCGGCTTGCCTCCGCTGAATGGGTTCGTCAGCGAATTCTTTGTTTACCTGGGGCTTATGAACAATGTTGTGGCCAAACATGCCGACGGCACAGGCCTGGTGCTGGCCATGCCGGTGTTGGCCATGATCGGCGCCTTGGCCGTGGCCTGCTTCGTGAAAGTGTACGGCGCGGTCTTTCTGGGAAACCCGCGCACAGGCGCAGCGTTGCGTGCCCATGAATCCCCTGTCTCCATGTTGGGGCCGATCGCGGTTTTGGGCGTATGTTGTGCCGTGATCGGACTGGCTCCGTCGCTTGTATGCCCTTTCCTCAATGCCGCAATAGCCAGTTGGATGCGCGCGAGCGGGCAGACGCCGGTACCTGTCCAAAACCTCGTTCCGCTCACAACCATCGGCGCAATGGCCATAGGCCTGTCCTGCCTCGTTGCCGTGGCCTGCCTGGTTGCCGCGTTTCGCAATCGCTCTTTGTATTCAACCGGCACCTGGGATTGTGGCTACGCACGGCCCACGGCCCGAATGCAGTACAGCGCGTCATCTTTTGCCCAGCCGATAGTTCGGATATTCCGCAGGATTCTCAAGCCGAGGATACATCTGCCCACTGTGGGAGGGGTGTTCCCTCGTCCGACTGCCATGCAAAGCCATGTCGATGACATCGTGATGGAGCGCATGCTTCTTCCCTTCGGCCGGTTCACCGAACGGTGGTTTCATAAAGCTCATCGCTTTCAACAGGGCCTGGCGCAAAACTATCTCTTATACATAGTCATCGTGCTGGTAGTGATGCTCATCGCGCTTATGCCCGCTGGGGAGTTTTACGCGCGCCTCTTTGTCCGTTGA